The Hevea brasiliensis isolate MT/VB/25A 57/8 chromosome 1, ASM3005281v1, whole genome shotgun sequence genome has a window encoding:
- the LOC131183253 gene encoding uncharacterized protein LOC131183253 has translation MTQRYYLLNGYNYVNLRHTYIASLPEALQPELHRSIAAIRRAMKAITIGEIHQMTLACLDKMCEQQKLFKDIIDNSKALKNVCQKSHLAIKCKEKNCECKPKKKAHYKKHPSGFKPPFKQKKGRRSVRYFRKKRTGTKKSNRCYICGNRGHYAKNCPKDPNKAVKLLQHIQQASHIYLEHDDVESLFSRADEPMEIRSLPLE, from the coding sequence ATGACTCAACGCTATTATCTGCTTAATGGTTATAATTATGTCAACCTCAGGCATACCTACATTGCCTCATTACCAGAAGCATTACAACCAGAACTCCACAGAAGTATTGCTGCTATCAGAAGAGCAATGAAAGCTATCACTATAGGGGAAATTCATCAAATGACTCTGGCCTGTCTTGACAAAATGTGTGAACAACAGAAGTTGTTCAAAGATATCATTGACAACAGCAAAGCTTTGAAGAATGTATGCCAAAAGTCTCACCTTGCCAttaaatgcaaggaaaagaaCTGTGAATGCAAACCAAAGAAGAAAGCACATTACAAGAAGCATCCCTCTGGATTCAAACCCCCTTTCaagcaaaagaaaggaagaaggtcaGTAAGATACTTTCGAAAGAAAAGAACGGGTACAAAGAAGTCTAACAGATGCTATATCTGTGGCAACCGAGGCCACTATGCCAAGAACTGCCCTAAGGACCCCAATAAGGCAGTTAAGCTATTACAACACATACAACAGGCTTCTCACATCTACCTGGAGCATGATGATGTCGAATCCTTGTTCTCTCGAGCAGATGAGCCGATGGAGATACGATCTTTGCCCTTGGAGTAG